In the Drosophila biarmipes strain raj3 chromosome X, RU_DBia_V1.1, whole genome shotgun sequence genome, one interval contains:
- the LOC108024245 gene encoding receptor-binding cancer antigen expressed on SiSo cells — translation MLQQIKMLVLGIITLCRRALCCFSRRRKLSHSGSSGSGDQLQAVNVIVERGDFAASSPGNPTGGRSGGPKERDWNSWDDSPRTVEEHIEQYRQRMAQPPTPPKEEPEPDFFSELTPTIKPQMKFYLEDPSATAAASQPSDFSRLQAQDLVPISNNADLEDWVDDNAGGWEELDTSQTKQILREKRRELRHQRQPAVRPAPLTVGAQRLTDGQRAA, via the exons ATGCTGCAGCAAATAAAGATGTTGGTCCTGGGCATCATCACGCTGTGCCGGCGGGCTCTGTGCTGCTTCTCGCGGCGCCGCAAGCTGAGCCACAGCGGCTCCTCCGGATCCGGCGACCAACTGCAGGCGGTGAACGTGATTGTGGAGCGGGGCGACTTCGCCGCCTCCTCGCCCGGAAATCCCACGGGCGGCCGGTCGGGGGGACCCAAGGAGCGGGACTGGAACTCCTGGGACGACAGTCCGCGCACCGTCGAGGAGCACATTGAGCAGTACCGCCAGCGGATGGCCCAGCCACCTACGCCGCCCAAGGAGGAGCCCGAGCCGGATTTCTTCAGT GAGCTAACGCCCACCATTAAGCCGCAGATGAAGTTCTACCTGGAGGACCCCTCCGCAACGGCGGCGGCCAGCCAACCGAGTGACTTCTCAAGACTGCAGGCCCAGGACCTGGTGCCCATTAGCAATAAC GCCGACCTCGAGGACTGGGTGGATGACAATGCCGGCGGCTGGGAGGAGCTGGACACCTCCCAGACCAAGCAAATCCTGCGGGAGAAGCGACGCGAGTTGCGCCACCAGCGACAGCCGGCCGTCCGCCCAGCCCCGCTCACTGTGGGCGCCCAGCGGCTGACCGACGGACAGCGAGCGGCGTAG
- the LOC108024200 gene encoding uncharacterized protein LOC108024200, which translates to MDHHTYAKSGSKKWTAEEKRELVAQRIAADELFSRYSPKHAEPWKKFKDMARIGDFSEIALRKQWFSMVQRYRIHKANTLGAPLTKQSVEELNKEWEFFGPIHAYMNQKTADLHSYALKEPNVDPPNNNLAIASVYSCDESQLSPLMLGVLNDHNFGERSPPNEAGGDTDDMDESASPCHRSNSNKDSHIPSNNDELDRLLAEATMRKDAGGGDGEDESMLQLGSTTCHEVECGPVMIGGEVSLSNSRYNDFEEAAMPATSVVKTEQLEQHQSEATKVGRKRRRKVLSEKDKYYRHRRHYEQRMEKRLMGLCTVVGQLLKQFAPHMDVQPLLALGSDIVVNSPAPSSSGDSENENEVEAEEQEVEEQELGIAADGFGSPGV; encoded by the exons ATGGACCACCACACGTACGCCAAGAGCGGATCCAAAAAGT GGACCGCGGAGGAGAAACGCGAGCTGGTGGCGCAACGGATTGCCGCGGACGAGCTGTTCTCGCGGTATTCGCCGAAGCACGCGGAGCCATGGAA GAAATTCAAGGACATGGCCAGGATCGGCGACTTCAGCGAGATTGCGCTGCGCAAGCAATGGTTCTCCATGGTGCAGCGCTACCGCATCCACAAGGCCAACACGCTGGGCGCCCCGCTGACCAAGCAGAGCGTAGAGGAGCTGAACAAGGAGTGGGAGTTCTTCGGCCCCATCCACGCCTACATGAACCAGAAGACCGCCGACCTGCACTCGTACGCGCTCAAGGAGCCGAATGTGGATCCGCCCAACAACAATCTGGCCATCGCCAGTGTCTACTCCTGCGACGAGTCCCAGCTCTCGCCGCTCATGCTGGGCGTCCTCAACGACCACAACTTTGGCGAACGCTCGCCGCCCAACGAGGCCGGCGGCGACACCGATGACATGGACGAGTCCGCGTCGCCCTGCCATAGGAGTAACAGCAACAAAGACAGCCACATCCCCAGCAACAACGACGAACTGGACAGGCTACTGGCCGAGGCCACCATGCGCAAGGATGCGGGAGGCGGCGACGGCGAGGATGAGTCCATGCTCCAGCTGGGCAGCACCACCTGCCACGAGGTGGAGTGCGGGCCAGTGATGATCGGGGGCGAGGTGTCACTATCCAACAGTCGGTACAACGACTTCGAGGAGGCAGCGATGCCCGCGACATCGGTGGTGAAGACCGAACAGCTGGAGCAGCACCAGAGCGAGGCGACCAAGGTGGGCAGGAAACGCCGCCGCAAGGTGCTCAGCGAGAAGGACAAGTATTACAG GCACCGCCGTCACTACGAGCAGCGGATGGAGAAGCGTCTGATGGGTCTGTGCACCGTGGTGGGTCAGCTGCTGAAGCAGTTCGCCCCCCACATGGATGTCCAGCCCCTGTTGGCTCTGGGCAGCGACATCGTCGTCAATTCGCCGGCACCCAGTAGCAGTGGGGACAGCGAGAACGAGAACGAAGTcgaggcggaggagcaggaggtggAGGAGCAGGAACTGGGGATCGCTGCGGATGGATTCGGATCACCCGGAGTTTAG
- the LOC108024199 gene encoding protein vav isoform X1 — MASSNSNSFGGVAGVNGDLWRECVAWLTRCKVIPPDHKAAQADAEIRILAMTLRDGVLLCNLVIHLDPSSMDPREFNRKPQMAQFLCSKNIKLFLDVCHNNFGIRDADLFEPTMLYDLTNFHRVLITLSKLSQCRKVQQMHPDLVGFNLQLSPSERSHSDEAIYKDLHSTTTDNIACNGTGYDHTNTKEEEVYQDLCALQRTSRSQTVSSTSFEQRDYVIRELIDTESNYLDVLTALKTKFMGPLERHLNQDELRLIFPRIRELADIHTRFLDKLRESLTPNAKVKMAQVFLEFREPFLIYGEYCSCLLGAIDYLADVCKKNQIIDQLVQKCERDYNVGKLQLRDILSVPMQRILKYHLLLDKLVKETSPMHDDYRSLERAKEAMIDVSQYINEVKRDSDHLVIIQKVKDSIFDLHLLQNGNGSDLLQYGRLLLDGELHIKAHEDQKTKLRYAFVFDKILIMVKALHIKTGDMQYTYRDSHNLADYRVEQSHSRRTLGRDTRFKYQLLLARKSGKTAFTLYLKSEHERDKWRKALTEAMESLEPPGCRSTDHKMEIYTFDAPTTCRHCSKFLKGRIHQGYRCKVCQISVHKGCISSTGRCKQNPVSVPPPVCDRQLSEFNWFAGNMDRETAALRLENRRIGTYLLRVRPQGPSTAHETMYALSLKTEENVIKHMKINQENSGDSMLYCLSSRRHFKTIVELVSYYERNDLGENFAGLNQSLQWPYKEVYATALYDYEPKAGSNQLQLRTDCQVLVIGKDGDSKGWWRGKIGDTVGYFPKEYVQEQKLASEEL, encoded by the exons atggccagcagcaacagcaacagttttgggggcgtggcaggcgtGAACGGGGATCTGTGGCGCGAGTGCGTCGCCTGGCTCACCAGGTGCAAGGTCATCCCGCCCGACCACAAGGCCGCCCAGGCGGACGCCGAGATCCGCATCCTGGCGATGACGCTGCGCGACGGCGTGCTGCTCTGCAACCTGGTCATCCACCTGGACCCCAGCAGCATGGACCCGCGCGAGTTCAACCGCAAGCCCCAAATGGCACAG TTCCTGTGCAGCAAGAACATCAAGCTGTTCCTGGACGTGTGCCACAACAACTTTGGGATCCGCGACGCCGACCTCTTCGAGCCGACCATGCTGTACGACCTGACCAACTTTCACCGCGTCCTCATCACGCTCTCCAAGTTGTCGCAGTGCCGCAAGGTGCAGCAGATGCATCCGGATCTCGT CGGCTTCAACCTGCAGCTGTCGCCCAGTGAGCGCTCCCATTCGGACGAGGCCATCTACAAGGACCTGCATTCCAC TACCACCGACAATATTGCATGCAATGGAACCGGTTACGACCACACCAACACCAAAGAGGAGGAGGTGTACCAAGACCTGTGCGCCCTGCAAAGGACGAGTAGAAGCCAG ACCGTCTCGTCGACGAGCTTCGAGCAGCGCGACTACGTCATCCGGGAGCTAATTGACACGGAGTCCAACTACCTGGACGTGCTCACTGCGCTGAAGACCAAGTTCATGGGTCCCCTGGAGCGGCATCTCAATCAGGACGAGCTGCGTCTCATATTTCCGCGCATCAGA GAGCTGGCCGACATCCACACCCGGTTCCTGGACAAGCTGCGCGAGTCCCTGACGCCCAATGCCAAAGTGAAGATGGCCCAGGTGTTCCTCGAGTTCCGAGAACCCTTCCTCATCTACGGCGAGTACTGCTCCTGCCTGCTAGGCGCCATCGACTATTTGGCGGACGTGTGCAAGAAGAACCAGATCATCGACCAGCTGGTGCAGAAGTGCGAGCGCGACTACAATGTGGGCAAACTGCAGCTGCGGGACATCCTGTCGGTGCCTATGCAGCGCATTCTCAAGTACCACCTGCTGCTGGACAAGCTGGTGAAGGAGACGTCGCCGATGCACGACGACTACCGGTCGCTGGAGCGGGCCAAGGAGGCCATGATCGACGTGTCGCAATATATCAACGAGGTGAAGCGCGACTCCGACCACTTGGTCATCATTCAGAAGGTGAAGGACAGCATCTTTGATCTCCATTTGCTGCAGAACGGCAATGGGAGCGACCTTCTGCAGTACGGCCGCCTGCTTCTCGACGGCGAGCTGCACATAAAGGCGCACGAGGACCAGAAGACCAAGCTGCGCTACGCCTTCGTCTTCGACAAGATCCTCATCATGGTGAAGGCGCTGCACATAAAGACGGGCGATATGCAGTACACCTACCGCGACTCTCACAACCTGGCCGACTATCGGGTGGAGCAGAGCCATTCGCGACGGACTCTGGGCAGGGATACGCGCTTCAAGTACCAGCTGCTCCTGGCCCGCAAGTCGGGCAAAACGGCCTTCACCTTGTACCTCAAGTCGGAGCACGAGCGTGACAAGTGGCGCAAGGCCCTTACCGAGGCCAT GGAAAGCCTGGAACCGCCTGGCTGCCGCAGTACCGACCACAAAATGGAGATCTACACATTCGACGCCCCGACTACGTGCCGCCACTGCTCCAAATTCCTAAAGGGACGCATCCACCAGGGCTATCGGTGCAAGGTATGCCAGATCAGCGTGCACAAGGGCTGCATCTCGTCGACGGGTCGCTGCAAACAGAATCCTGTGAGCGTGCCGCCGCCCGTCTGCGATCGCCAGCTGTCCGAGTTCAATTGGTTTGCGGGCAACATGGACCGGGAGACGGCGGCCCTTCGGCTGGAGAACCGCCGCATAGGCACCTATCTTCTGCGCGTGCGTCCCCAGGGCCCATCCACGGCCCACGAGACGATGTATGCCCTCAGCCTGAA GACCGAAGAGAATGTGATCAAGCATATGAAAATCAACCAGGAGAACTCCGGCGACTCCATGCTTTACTGCCTGTCGTCGCGAAGGCATTTCAAGACCATTGTCGAGCTGGTTTCCTACTACGAACGCAACGATTTGGGCGAGAACTTTGCGGG GCTCAATCAGTCACTACAGTGGCCCTACAAGGAGGTGTACGCTACCGCTCTCTATGACTACGAGCCGAAGGCTGGCAGCAATCAGCTGCAGCTGCGCACCGACTGCCAGGTGCTGGTCATTGGAAAGGATGGCGACAGCAAGGGCTGGTGGCGTGGCAAGATCGGCGACACG GTGGGCTACTTCCCCAAGGAGTACGTGCAGGAGCAGAAACTGGCCAGCGAAGAGCTTTGA
- the LOC108024199 gene encoding protein vav isoform X2 translates to MASSNSNSFGGVAGVNGDLWRECVAWLTRCKVIPPDHKAAQADAEIRILAMTLRDGVLLCNLVIHLDPSSMDPREFNRKPQMAQFLCSKNIKLFLDVCHNNFGIRDADLFEPTMLYDLTNFHRVLITLSKLSQCRKVQQMHPDLVGFNLQLSPSERSHSDEAIYKDLHSTDLNMRKTGSIDAASASSSAEYYDRTSQSGSLDENSDITIENGTEDIDDYIEDSLSNMCDSTIDNDPEDAGVETPLLADCEAGSPMRELSFDLTLDVVGSTTDHSASNAVTPTPESCDAARCTAVCTEPASVAAAPGPPMGRLVSTSSSSSSLLVSESQRLQKAAAAVYNYRSSMACTEHEYAYIYSEDDEKVYEDLCYVTFQAKAKPEVTTDNIACNGTGYDHTNTKEEEVYQDLCALQRTSRSQTVSSTSFEQRDYVIRELIDTESNYLDVLTALKTKFMGPLERHLNQDELRLIFPRIRELADIHTRFLDKLRESLTPNAKVKMAQVFLEFREPFLIYGEYCSCLLGAIDYLADVCKKNQIIDQLVQKCERDYNVGKLQLRDILSVPMQRILKYHLLLDKLVKETSPMHDDYRSLERAKEAMIDVSQYINEVKRDSDHLVIIQKVKDSIFDLHLLQNGNGSDLLQYGRLLLDGELHIKAHEDQKTKLRYAFVFDKILIMVKALHIKTGDMQYTYRDSHNLADYRVEQSHSRRTLGRDTRFKYQLLLARKSGKTAFTLYLKSEHERDKWRKALTEAMESLEPPGCRSTDHKMEIYTFDAPTTCRHCSKFLKGRIHQGYRCKVCQISVHKGCISSTGRCKQNPVSVPPPVCDRQLSEFNWFAGNMDRETAALRLENRRIGTYLLRVRPQGPSTAHETMYALSLKTEENVIKHMKINQENSGDSMLYCLSSRRHFKTIVELVSYYERNDLGENFAGLNQSLQWPYKEVYATALYDYEPKAGSNQLQLRTDCQVLVIGKDGDSKGWWRGKIGDTVGYFPKEYVQEQKLASEEL, encoded by the exons atggccagcagcaacagcaacagttttgggggcgtggcaggcgtGAACGGGGATCTGTGGCGCGAGTGCGTCGCCTGGCTCACCAGGTGCAAGGTCATCCCGCCCGACCACAAGGCCGCCCAGGCGGACGCCGAGATCCGCATCCTGGCGATGACGCTGCGCGACGGCGTGCTGCTCTGCAACCTGGTCATCCACCTGGACCCCAGCAGCATGGACCCGCGCGAGTTCAACCGCAAGCCCCAAATGGCACAG TTCCTGTGCAGCAAGAACATCAAGCTGTTCCTGGACGTGTGCCACAACAACTTTGGGATCCGCGACGCCGACCTCTTCGAGCCGACCATGCTGTACGACCTGACCAACTTTCACCGCGTCCTCATCACGCTCTCCAAGTTGTCGCAGTGCCGCAAGGTGCAGCAGATGCATCCGGATCTCGT CGGCTTCAACCTGCAGCTGTCGCCCAGTGAGCGCTCCCATTCGGACGAGGCCATCTACAAGGACCTGCATTCCAC gGACCTGAACATGCGGAAGACGGGCAGCATCGacgccgcctccgcctcctcgtCGGCGGAGTACTACGACCGAACCTCGCAGAGCGGGTCGCTGGACGAGAACAGCGACATCACCATCGAGAACGGCACCGAGGACATTGACGACTACATCGAGGACTCGCTGTCCAACATGTGCGACTCGACCATCGACAACGACCCGGAGGACGCGGGCGTGGAGACGCCCCTGCTGGCCGACTGCGAGGCAGGCAGCCCCATGCGGGAGCTCTCCTTCGATCTCACCCTGGATGTGGTGGGCTCGACCACGGATCACTCCGCCTCCAATGCGGTCACGCCCACTCCGGAGTCCTGTGACGCCGCCCGGTGCACTGCGGTGTGCACTGAACCTGCGTCTGTTGCGGCCGCCCCCGGGCCACCAATGGGTCGCCTGGTGTCCacctcgtcctcctcgtcgtcgctgTTGGTCAGCGAGAGCCAGCGCCTGCAGAAGGCGGCCGCCGCCGTGTACAACTACCGATCCTCGATGGCGTGCACCGAGCACGAGTACGCCTACATCTACAGCGAGGATGACGAGAAGGTCTACGAGGACCTGTGCTACGTCACCTTCCAAGCGAAGGCCAAGCCCGAGGT TACCACCGACAATATTGCATGCAATGGAACCGGTTACGACCACACCAACACCAAAGAGGAGGAGGTGTACCAAGACCTGTGCGCCCTGCAAAGGACGAGTAGAAGCCAG ACCGTCTCGTCGACGAGCTTCGAGCAGCGCGACTACGTCATCCGGGAGCTAATTGACACGGAGTCCAACTACCTGGACGTGCTCACTGCGCTGAAGACCAAGTTCATGGGTCCCCTGGAGCGGCATCTCAATCAGGACGAGCTGCGTCTCATATTTCCGCGCATCAGA GAGCTGGCCGACATCCACACCCGGTTCCTGGACAAGCTGCGCGAGTCCCTGACGCCCAATGCCAAAGTGAAGATGGCCCAGGTGTTCCTCGAGTTCCGAGAACCCTTCCTCATCTACGGCGAGTACTGCTCCTGCCTGCTAGGCGCCATCGACTATTTGGCGGACGTGTGCAAGAAGAACCAGATCATCGACCAGCTGGTGCAGAAGTGCGAGCGCGACTACAATGTGGGCAAACTGCAGCTGCGGGACATCCTGTCGGTGCCTATGCAGCGCATTCTCAAGTACCACCTGCTGCTGGACAAGCTGGTGAAGGAGACGTCGCCGATGCACGACGACTACCGGTCGCTGGAGCGGGCCAAGGAGGCCATGATCGACGTGTCGCAATATATCAACGAGGTGAAGCGCGACTCCGACCACTTGGTCATCATTCAGAAGGTGAAGGACAGCATCTTTGATCTCCATTTGCTGCAGAACGGCAATGGGAGCGACCTTCTGCAGTACGGCCGCCTGCTTCTCGACGGCGAGCTGCACATAAAGGCGCACGAGGACCAGAAGACCAAGCTGCGCTACGCCTTCGTCTTCGACAAGATCCTCATCATGGTGAAGGCGCTGCACATAAAGACGGGCGATATGCAGTACACCTACCGCGACTCTCACAACCTGGCCGACTATCGGGTGGAGCAGAGCCATTCGCGACGGACTCTGGGCAGGGATACGCGCTTCAAGTACCAGCTGCTCCTGGCCCGCAAGTCGGGCAAAACGGCCTTCACCTTGTACCTCAAGTCGGAGCACGAGCGTGACAAGTGGCGCAAGGCCCTTACCGAGGCCAT GGAAAGCCTGGAACCGCCTGGCTGCCGCAGTACCGACCACAAAATGGAGATCTACACATTCGACGCCCCGACTACGTGCCGCCACTGCTCCAAATTCCTAAAGGGACGCATCCACCAGGGCTATCGGTGCAAGGTATGCCAGATCAGCGTGCACAAGGGCTGCATCTCGTCGACGGGTCGCTGCAAACAGAATCCTGTGAGCGTGCCGCCGCCCGTCTGCGATCGCCAGCTGTCCGAGTTCAATTGGTTTGCGGGCAACATGGACCGGGAGACGGCGGCCCTTCGGCTGGAGAACCGCCGCATAGGCACCTATCTTCTGCGCGTGCGTCCCCAGGGCCCATCCACGGCCCACGAGACGATGTATGCCCTCAGCCTGAA GACCGAAGAGAATGTGATCAAGCATATGAAAATCAACCAGGAGAACTCCGGCGACTCCATGCTTTACTGCCTGTCGTCGCGAAGGCATTTCAAGACCATTGTCGAGCTGGTTTCCTACTACGAACGCAACGATTTGGGCGAGAACTTTGCGGG GCTCAATCAGTCACTACAGTGGCCCTACAAGGAGGTGTACGCTACCGCTCTCTATGACTACGAGCCGAAGGCTGGCAGCAATCAGCTGCAGCTGCGCACCGACTGCCAGGTGCTGGTCATTGGAAAGGATGGCGACAGCAAGGGCTGGTGGCGTGGCAAGATCGGCGACACG GTGGGCTACTTCCCCAAGGAGTACGTGCAGGAGCAGAAACTGGCCAGCGAAGAGCTTTGA
- the LOC108024256 gene encoding monocarboxylate transporter 7: MKKSKTYTLEAPDGGWGILVCIGMALPFTSALAALPSFGLVFGDFLKSIGAETSAMAIITSAFFSSMSFAGLFSGSLFQRFGMRQVGVTGGILYFVGTGLQLFATSTFHLLIAFSLIQGFAFGLMVPTCYTTFNHYFVKNRVMWMSFAQTLIGLGAMLYPIVMQKLMHWYGFRGCLLILTGLNAHAILGMLVMHPVEWHMRRVPIKEEEQELKELSDQPVKPAVVVRVQPETPLKVPKEEPNFHAGDPVSRRLSHAEEHMLRVHSSRASSITSLGNWSGPVVVSDASPQMMHSLQASRRQSMVVGGAAGAAGGSVAQDDAPKKGWVRTIVDFLDLTLLKKPIYVNIVLGITFALYSDITFFTMQPVYLFELGYSRPDTATIIAIGAAADLSSRIFLAITAVCIQVPSRYIYLAGAVLTVFARFVFNGITDFTGMAYITAVIGFLRTWLHVPLPLVFADYLSKERFATGYGLFMFTQGNAMFLIGPIVGIIRDKTKDYILVFHILNGFMILCAVPWVIEVLIVKFRRRSKIERNNVDHEEVVTQGRSAMIH, translated from the exons ACAAGTGCTCTGGCGGCTTTGCCATCGTTTGGCCTGGTCTTTGGCGACTTTCTGAAGAGCATCGGGGCGGAGACCAGCGCCATGGCCATTATAACCAGCGCCTTCTTCTCGTCAATGAGCTTCGCCGGCCTCTTTTCCGGCTCCCTGTTCCAGCGATTCGGAATGCGCCAGGTGGGCGTTACGGGAGGCATTTTGTACTTCGTGGGCACGGGACTCCAGTTGTTCGCCACATCCACGTTCCACCTGCTTATAGCCTTCAGTCTGATCCAGGGATTCGCTTTCGGACTGATGGTGCCCACCTGTTATACGACCTTTAACCATTACTTCGTCAAAAACCGGGTGATGTGGATGAGCTTTGCCCAGACCTTGATCGGTCTAGGAGCCATGCTGTATCCGATTGTCATGCAGAAGTTGATGCATTGGTATGGCTTCCGCGGCTGTCTGCTCATCCTCACGGGTCTGAATGCCCATGCCATACTGGGGATGCTAGTTATGCACCCAGTGGAATGGCACATGCGTCGCGTGCCCATTAAAGAGGAGGAGCAAGAGCTCAAGGAACTTAGTGATCAGCCGGTGAAGCCAGCAGTGGTGGTAAGAGTGCAGCCGGAAACCCCCTTGAAGGTTCCCAAGGAGGAGCCCAACTTCCATGCCGGTGATCCGGTGTCGCGGAGACTATCCCACGCCGAGGAGCACATGCTGCGTGTTCACTCAAGCCGGGCGTCGAGTATCACCAGCCTGGGCAATTGGTCCGGACCCGTGGTGGTCAGCGATGCCTCGCCCCAGATGATGCACAGTCTGCAGGCCTCGCGGCGCCAGAGTATGGTTGTTGgtggagcagctggagcagctggaggatCGGTAGCACAGGATGACGCCCCAAAGAAAGGCTGGGTTCGCACCATTGTGGATTTCCTCGATCTCACGCTGCTAAAGAAGCCCATCTACGTGAACATCGTGCTGGGGATCACCTTCGCCCTGTACTCCGACATCACATTCTTCACTATGCAGCCAGTCTACCTCTTCGAACTGGGCTACAGCAGG CCGGACACTGCCACCATCATAGCCATTGGAGCCGCCGCAGACTTGTCATCTCGGATCTTCCTGGCCATCACAGCCGTGTGCATCCAAGTTCCCTCGCGGTACATTTATTTGGCCGGAGCCGTCTTGACGGTCTTTGCTAGATTCG TTTTCAATGGAATAACAGACTTTACTGGTATGGCCTACATTACGGCTGTGATAGGATTTCTCCGAACCTGGCTGCACGTCCCACTGCCTTTGGTATTCGCCGACTACTTGTCCAAAGAGAG GTTCGCCACTGGCTATGGCTTGTTCATGTTCACCCAAGGCAATGCCATGTTCCTCATTGGCCCCATTGTGGGAATCATTCGCGACAAGACCAAGGACTACATTCTGGTGTTCCACATCCTCAATGGCTTCATGATCCTTTGCGCCGTTCCCTGGGTCATCGAGGTGCTCATCGTTAAATTTCGAAGGCGCAGCAAGATCGAGCGCAACAATGTGGACCACGAGGAGGTGGTGACCCAAGGACGCAGTGCAATGATCCATTAA
- the LOC108024244 gene encoding uncharacterized protein LOC108024244, whose protein sequence is MLLPELLLLGLAVSLADSYDRSVNYWEAFAPGKLLQRLDALTVSDVDQSKVARLPEMMQPVLAATNQALAKADEDVDLDVDVEAEAEADAAADDVDSLSAEASHEGFSGEDYERNYEQFVKEYFDRAADNQDNDADLEEETQAEATNVKDQRCRRVKRKDGQLCQICRQLKNNEVSETCSYSHDDQPEQYAYGSGTQFKRYRNDPAERKEVDGQEEEPVAPSSLCVRRQQDNRVCYECKDSKGQKIERCYDVHARKAKTRKKKASSSSAPPASHKRKPRSQQSQQSEQEQRIYKRTISYSYAQGTDQQEEEHPPSVGTTTDLPAPRQRRRRLVKITRRRGPVRVQ, encoded by the coding sequence ATGCTGCTGCCGGAGCTGCTGCTACTCGGCTTGGCCGTCTCCCTGGCGGATAGTTACGATCGGAGCGTGAACTACTGGGAAGCCTTTGCGCCCGGCAAGCTGCTTCAGCGTCTGGATGCACTCACCGTCAGCGATGTGGATCAATCGAAGGTGGCCAGGTTGCCCGAGATGATGCAACCCGTCTTGGCGGCCACCAATCAAGCGCTGGCCAAGGCAGATGAGGATGTGGACTTGGATGTGGATGtcgaggcggaggcggaggcggatgCTGCGGCGGACGACGTGGACAGTCTCAGTGCGGAGGCCAGCCACGAGGGATTCTCCGGCGAGGACTACGAGCGCAACTACGAGCAGTTCGTCAAGGAGTACTTCGATCGGGCTGCCGACAACCAAGACAACGACGCGGACCTGGAGGAGGAGACCCAGGCGGAGGCCACCAATGTCAAGGATCAACGCTGTCGGCGGGTCAAGCGGAAGGATGGCCAGCTGTGCCAGATCTGTCGCCAGTTGAAGAACAACGAGGTGTCGGAGACGTGCAGCTACTCGCATGACGATCAGCCGGAGCAGTATGCCTATGGCAGTGGCACCCAGTTCAAGCGCTACCGTAATGATCCCGCCGAGAGGAAGGAGGTGGATGGACAAGAGGAGGAGCCGGTGGCACCGAGCAGCTTGTGCGTCCGTCGCCAGCAGGACAACAGGGTGTGCTACGAATGCAAGGACAGCAAGGGCCAGAAGATCGAGCGCTGCTACGATGTCCACGCCCGCAAGGCCAAGACCAGAAAGAAGAAGGCGTCGTCCTCGTCAGCTCCCCCCGCTTCACACAAACGGAAGCCGCGCTCCCAGCAGTCCCAGCAGtcggagcaggagcagcgcaTCTACAAGCGCACTATCAGCTACAGCTACGCCCAAGGCACGGatcagcaggaggaggagcatcCTCCGTCAGTTGGAACAACAACAGATCTGCCGGCTCCACGCCAGCGTCGCCGACGGCTCGTGAAGATTACGCGCCGACGCGGACCAGTCCGAGTCCAATGA